From one Pseudomonas sp. B21-048 genomic stretch:
- the rimI gene encoding ribosomal protein S18-alanine N-acetyltransferase: MSDAVSFRPMIEADLDTVLKIEYAAYSHPWTRGIFLDGLGKYQIWLMFEGQQQVGHGVVQIILDEAHLLNITVKPENQGRGLGLTLLEHLMSIAYKAEARECFLEVRDSNRAAFRLYERYGFNEIGRRRDYYPAVGGREDAVVMACTLVD; this comes from the coding sequence ATGAGTGACGCTGTATCGTTCCGCCCGATGATCGAGGCGGACCTGGACACTGTACTGAAAATTGAATACGCGGCTTACAGCCATCCCTGGACCCGCGGGATTTTTCTCGATGGCCTGGGCAAGTACCAGATCTGGCTGATGTTCGAAGGGCAGCAACAGGTCGGTCATGGCGTGGTGCAGATCATTCTCGATGAGGCGCATCTGCTGAACATCACCGTCAAACCGGAAAATCAGGGACGAGGCCTGGGTTTGACGCTTCTGGAGCATTTGATGTCGATTGCCTACAAGGCAGAGGCGCGGGAATGTTTTCTGGAAGTGCGCGACAGCAACCGGGCGGCGTTTCGGTTGTATGAGCGGTATGGGTTCAACGAAATCGGACGTCGGCGGGATTACTACCCGGCGGTTGGCGGGCGCGAAGATGCCGTGGTAATGGCCTGCACTTTGGTTGACTGA
- a CDS encoding energy transducer TonB: MQVVNWLPRTELPFAAPSRPELLEMPEPLVIAKVVHAPVAETPVEPVVKPAERVKIEVPRPSLASTRTNAKVEEEEAPVAVRAPVVPPPRFALQLLRAGRCLLLVELPTGESFQTRDPAYLLLKDMLRAAGLPDSPQIIGEPVRWPLLARGTMDQGPEAARDFVQGFLSARLEDAPCVCLWLIGLPAVRFAGEANAESFNRELQVEGLGSVWALPGLELLMEEPQRKADVWQAMRRLMARWKESNE, from the coding sequence ATGCAGGTGGTCAACTGGCTGCCGCGCACCGAATTGCCCTTTGCTGCGCCCTCGCGGCCTGAACTGCTGGAGATGCCCGAGCCGTTGGTCATCGCCAAGGTTGTACACGCTCCTGTGGCTGAGACGCCCGTGGAACCGGTGGTCAAACCTGCTGAACGGGTAAAGATCGAGGTGCCACGGCCATCGTTGGCCAGCACGCGCACGAACGCCAAGGTCGAAGAAGAGGAAGCCCCGGTCGCGGTTAGGGCGCCGGTCGTTCCGCCACCGCGCTTCGCCCTGCAATTACTGCGTGCAGGTCGTTGCCTGTTGCTGGTGGAGTTACCCACAGGCGAAAGCTTCCAGACCCGCGATCCGGCCTATCTGTTGCTCAAAGACATGCTGCGCGCCGCCGGCCTGCCAGACAGCCCGCAAATCATCGGCGAGCCGGTGCGCTGGCCGCTGCTGGCACGCGGCACCATGGATCAAGGGCCGGAAGCGGCTCGGGATTTCGTACAAGGCTTTCTGTCGGCCCGTCTGGAAGACGCTCCATGCGTCTGCCTGTGGCTGATCGGACTGCCGGCGGTGCGTTTTGCCGGTGAGGCCAACGCCGAATCCTTCAACCGTGAACTTCAGGTCGAAGGCCTGGGGTCGGTCTGGGCCCTGCCGGGTCTGGAATTATTAATGGAAGAGCCACAGCGTAAGGCTGATGTCTGGCAAGCCATGCGTCGGCTGATGGCGCGCTGGAAAGAATCGAATGAGTGA
- the mksB gene encoding Mks condensin complex protein MksB: MIEPKRVLRALAEHWALLEPLCEHFDQGTLSLNELRTQLAAQQLDSTPQDITSLLDVWIRLDILVPVAKSPNRFELNAQIHDFLAYLRREHRLGLCLEIEAYLRHLERLAGYIQDAFEIRDGNDLARQLRLLDMRVRDVLKKLANDEQALVAVAERAKTSDRQIPLRQRYAEVLATWDEYVEPMIQLVNADGAFEQGVRKVENVLLKMLTEQQRLGHLVDDDMLLRTHARILEMQTSAQLTLRHARELLLPLREEARRHNAVTRGAALALSAIRRKGIDAVPQAAMPMFTRPQSTFLGSASQVEAYVYALARFEPKPARFPKAHKTQKGEAPRAPRTVREMLERCEDALPMPDLMTWLLEQEPDGATDELLYWFSRLSREKRFKRERLERRDYHTHEHQVSLRSFALLSSGDTAAENSASIPNAS, from the coding sequence ATGATCGAACCCAAGCGCGTCTTGCGCGCCCTCGCTGAACACTGGGCACTTCTGGAGCCACTGTGCGAGCACTTCGACCAAGGCACCCTGAGCCTCAACGAACTGCGCACGCAACTGGCCGCCCAGCAACTCGACAGTACACCGCAGGACATCACCAGCCTTCTGGACGTGTGGATCCGCCTCGATATTCTGGTTCCCGTGGCGAAAAGCCCGAACCGTTTCGAGCTCAATGCGCAGATCCACGATTTCCTCGCTTACCTGCGCCGTGAGCACCGTCTGGGCCTGTGTCTGGAAATCGAAGCCTATTTGCGCCATCTCGAGCGCCTGGCCGGTTACATTCAGGACGCCTTCGAGATTCGCGACGGCAACGATCTGGCGCGCCAGTTGCGTCTGCTCGACATGCGCGTGCGAGACGTTTTGAAGAAGCTTGCCAACGACGAACAGGCCTTGGTGGCCGTCGCCGAGCGGGCCAAGACCAGCGACCGGCAGATCCCATTGCGTCAACGCTACGCTGAAGTACTGGCGACCTGGGATGAATACGTCGAGCCGATGATCCAGTTGGTGAACGCTGACGGCGCCTTCGAACAAGGCGTGCGCAAGGTCGAAAACGTCCTGCTGAAGATGCTCACTGAACAGCAGCGCCTCGGCCATCTGGTCGACGACGACATGCTGCTGCGCACCCACGCGCGCATTCTCGAAATGCAGACCAGTGCCCAACTGACCTTGCGTCATGCCCGTGAACTGCTGCTGCCGTTGCGTGAAGAAGCGCGCCGGCACAACGCCGTGACCCGTGGCGCGGCGCTGGCCTTGTCGGCCATTCGTCGTAAAGGTATCGATGCGGTACCGCAAGCCGCGATGCCGATGTTCACCCGGCCGCAAAGCACCTTCCTCGGCAGCGCCAGTCAGGTCGAAGCCTACGTGTACGCCCTGGCCCGTTTCGAGCCGAAACCGGCGCGCTTTCCCAAGGCTCACAAGACTCAGAAAGGCGAAGCCCCACGCGCGCCACGCACGGTTCGGGAAATGCTCGAACGCTGCGAAGACGCCCTGCCGATGCCGGACCTGATGACCTGGCTGCTGGAGCAGGAGCCGGACGGCGCCACCGACGAATTGCTCTACTGGTTCTCGCGTCTGTCGCGGGAAAAACGCTTCAAACGCGAGCGTCTGGAACGCCGCGATTACCACACTCACGAGCATCAGGTCAGCCTGCGCTCCTTCGCCCTGCTCTCGTCCGGTGACACCGCCGCCGAGAATTCTGCGAGCATTCCAAATGCATCTTGA
- the mksE gene encoding Mks condensin complex protein MksE: MHLDLSELSHLAPIFRELFKGYHVSRRDPELYAQLSNFQDQYRTLFKALGFELVCDTRGFYYFVPDLAAAAVNKTAQRLALFTFILVEHLADQGRDPISVLDGGSLGRDELPSLLEKYRDLFIQAEVQTQDELEEKIMRRMTQLGFASEEPGIYRFLPPMHRFLDVCLSVQQDRDLAASLHSVLPLPVPVLIDDDSDEKLLQTDDPLDLSDFEEESEEDAMARAIAEEQETDA, encoded by the coding sequence ATGCATCTTGATCTATCCGAACTGTCCCATCTGGCACCGATCTTTCGCGAGCTGTTCAAGGGCTACCACGTCAGCCGCCGCGATCCGGAGCTGTACGCGCAACTGTCGAACTTCCAGGACCAGTACCGCACGCTGTTCAAGGCACTGGGCTTTGAACTGGTCTGCGACACCCGGGGTTTCTACTACTTTGTGCCGGACCTCGCTGCGGCGGCAGTAAACAAGACCGCGCAACGTCTGGCGCTGTTCACCTTCATCCTTGTCGAGCACTTGGCCGACCAGGGCCGCGACCCGATCTCCGTGCTCGACGGCGGCAGTCTCGGCCGAGATGAACTGCCATCGTTGCTGGAAAAGTACCGCGACCTGTTCATCCAGGCCGAGGTCCAGACTCAGGACGAACTGGAAGAAAAGATCATGCGTCGCATGACCCAACTCGGTTTCGCCAGCGAAGAGCCTGGCATCTACCGCTTCCTGCCGCCGATGCACCGCTTCCTCGATGTTTGCCTGTCGGTTCAGCAGGACCGCGATCTGGCGGCCAGCCTGCACAGCGTGCTGCCATTGCCAGTTCCGGTATTGATCGATGACGACAGCGACGAGAAGCTGCTGCAAACCGATGATCCGCTAGACCTCAGCGACTTCGAGGAAGAAAGCGAAGAAGACGCCATGGCCCGCGCCATTGCCGAAGAACAGGAGACTGACGCATGA
- the mksF gene encoding Mks condensin complex protein MksF, whose product MSKERYGIRRFALLNTAGYSLGLFPLEEPLSVYGANNLGKSASINALQFPILARMSDMSFGKYSLEQSRRFYFASDTSYILVEVSLPHGPHVIGVVGRGPGGGFGHQFFAYAGKLDLAHYQKDDTCLRQKELFNNLEREGLKAYELKPDELRRLLVGGHTSIPLDLTLIPLRSTSEQSLKTFRALFINLLHMREITAAKLKQLFLDAFEHSLRSGSVDYIAACEEAFRDVRRMEQDYNSLVTAGPLVEALAAGVAQRNILRGKLHRISPLLDSLLGTWSDYASARKEELTIQAEHYRNEQDALQNDQRGGTQELMRLEREITGIQRWLGELSVLKHRFALVDDVKVLEQQLLAAKDAHDELAGALAQSRQFSAEDLEERLRDLEKRLKSVKQQLDHADNNSYARLREEFSQQDVERLMRLFNSALFSLPLGEHGITLDEDGQWVKSMELILDGFKGERFEVPGLSIDISHIEPPALQALADRAALRDQKDRLEKELKQLKTQAAVAADRAASKTQTEALYQQVLDAQKALEDFRRAQTLSAEEGDKLEQLAQMEAAQDELKRSSDAFTERVQQLSAKLQLVGRQIGDMEAKQRTLDDALRRRQLLPADLPFGTPFMDPIDDSMDNLLPLLNDYQDSWQGLLRSDGQIDALYAQVRLKGVAKFDSEDDMERRLQLLINAYAHRTDEALTLGKARRAAVTDIARTLRNIRSDYDSLEHQLALFNREINKRQVSNLQSFRIVLAPNKEALKHIDQIIHSAGQYEEGETLSVFDLSQSADQDNKNEEAKEYLARLVAANHNQLGLKDLFELAFEITKVNGQPVIHTDIDGAASNGTTMTIKALTNMYLLLHLMDRDLAGRVRLPYYLDEAADIDEKNQAALLETSLQLGFVPILASVKPQVCASVAIDLEGGSGPNGIYIDEADWKYIRRHDEVKATVVVQADEPELDAV is encoded by the coding sequence ATGAGCAAGGAACGCTACGGCATTCGCCGCTTTGCCCTTTTGAACACCGCCGGTTACAGCCTCGGCCTGTTCCCGCTGGAAGAGCCGCTGTCGGTTTACGGCGCGAACAACCTCGGTAAATCCGCTTCGATCAACGCCTTACAGTTCCCGATTCTGGCGCGCATGTCGGACATGAGTTTCGGCAAGTACAGCCTGGAGCAATCCCGTCGGTTCTACTTCGCTTCGGACACCAGTTACATCCTGGTGGAAGTCTCCCTGCCCCACGGCCCGCACGTAATCGGCGTGGTCGGCCGCGGCCCGGGCGGCGGTTTCGGTCACCAGTTCTTTGCCTATGCCGGCAAACTCGATCTGGCCCATTACCAGAAAGACGACACCTGCCTGCGGCAGAAAGAGCTGTTCAACAACCTCGAACGCGAAGGCCTGAAAGCCTACGAACTCAAGCCGGATGAACTGCGTCGTTTGCTGGTTGGCGGCCACACTTCGATTCCGCTGGACCTGACGTTGATCCCGCTGCGCTCCACCAGCGAGCAGAGCCTGAAGACCTTCCGGGCCCTGTTTATCAACTTGCTGCACATGCGCGAAATCACCGCGGCCAAACTCAAGCAGTTGTTCCTCGATGCTTTCGAACACAGCCTGCGTTCCGGTAGCGTCGATTACATCGCAGCGTGTGAAGAAGCGTTCCGCGATGTACGTCGCATGGAGCAGGATTACAACTCGCTGGTCACCGCTGGCCCGCTGGTTGAAGCACTGGCCGCTGGCGTGGCCCAGCGCAATATCCTGCGCGGTAAACTGCACCGGATCTCGCCGCTGCTCGATTCCTTGCTCGGCACCTGGTCGGACTACGCCAGTGCGCGCAAGGAAGAACTGACGATTCAGGCCGAGCACTACCGCAACGAGCAGGACGCGCTGCAAAACGATCAGCGTGGTGGCACTCAGGAGCTGATGCGTCTGGAGCGGGAAATCACCGGTATCCAGCGATGGCTCGGCGAGTTGTCGGTGCTCAAGCATCGCTTCGCGCTGGTCGATGACGTCAAAGTCCTCGAGCAGCAACTGCTGGCCGCCAAGGACGCGCACGACGAACTGGCCGGTGCACTGGCCCAGTCGCGGCAGTTCAGCGCCGAAGACCTGGAAGAGCGCCTGCGGGATCTGGAAAAACGCCTGAAGTCGGTCAAGCAACAACTCGATCATGCCGACAACAACAGCTACGCCCGTTTGCGCGAAGAATTCTCGCAGCAGGACGTCGAGCGCCTGATGCGCCTGTTCAACAGCGCGTTGTTCAGCCTCCCGCTGGGCGAGCATGGCATTACGCTGGACGAGGATGGTCAGTGGGTCAAATCCATGGAGCTGATCCTTGATGGCTTCAAAGGCGAGCGTTTCGAAGTGCCGGGCCTGTCCATCGACATCTCGCACATCGAGCCACCAGCCCTGCAAGCCTTGGCTGACCGCGCAGCGTTGCGCGATCAGAAAGACCGCCTGGAAAAAGAACTCAAGCAGCTGAAAACTCAAGCTGCCGTGGCAGCCGACCGCGCGGCCAGCAAGACCCAGACCGAAGCGCTGTACCAGCAAGTGCTGGATGCGCAGAAAGCCCTGGAAGACTTCCGCCGCGCGCAAACCCTGAGCGCCGAGGAAGGCGACAAGCTGGAACAACTGGCGCAGATGGAAGCCGCTCAGGACGAATTGAAACGTTCCAGCGATGCCTTCACCGAGCGCGTCCAGCAACTGTCGGCCAAGCTGCAACTGGTCGGCCGGCAGATCGGCGACATGGAAGCCAAGCAACGCACCCTCGACGACGCCCTGCGCCGTCGTCAGCTGTTGCCAGCGGACCTGCCATTCGGCACGCCGTTCATGGACCCGATCGACGATTCCATGGATAACCTGCTGCCGTTGCTCAATGACTATCAGGACAGCTGGCAAGGATTGCTGCGCAGCGACGGGCAGATCGACGCGCTGTACGCTCAGGTTCGCCTCAAGGGCGTGGCCAAATTCGACAGCGAAGACGATATGGAGCGTCGTCTGCAACTGCTGATCAACGCGTACGCTCACCGCACCGATGAAGCGCTGACCCTCGGCAAGGCCCGCCGTGCCGCAGTTACCGACATCGCCCGGACCCTGCGTAACATCCGCAGCGACTATGACAGCCTCGAACACCAACTGGCGCTGTTCAACCGCGAGATCAACAAGCGTCAGGTCTCCAACCTGCAAAGCTTCCGCATCGTGCTCGCGCCGAACAAGGAAGCGCTCAAGCACATTGACCAGATCATCCACAGCGCCGGTCAGTACGAAGAAGGCGAAACCCTTTCCGTCTTCGACCTGAGCCAAAGCGCCGATCAGGACAACAAGAACGAAGAAGCCAAGGAATACCTGGCGCGGCTGGTGGCGGCGAACCACAACCAACTCGGTCTCAAGGATCTGTTCGAGCTGGCGTTCGAGATCACCAAGGTCAACGGCCAGCCGGTGATCCACACCGACATCGACGGCGCGGCGTCCAACGGCACCACCATGACCATCAAGGCGCTGACCAACATGTACTTGTTGCTGCACTTGATGGACCGCGACCTGGCCGGTCGCGTGCGCCTGCCGTACTACCTCGACGAGGCGGCGGACATCGACGAGAAGAACCAGGCAGCGCTGCTGGAAACCAGCCTGCAATTGGGCTTCGTGCCGATTCTGGCGAGTGTGAAGCCGCAAGTTTGCGCCAGTGTCGCCATCGATCTGGAAGGCGGCAGTGGCCCGAACGGCATCTACATCGACGAGGCGGACTGGAAGTACATCCGTCGCCATGATGAAGTGAAGGCAACCGTTGTTGTACAAGCTGATGAGCCAGAGCTGGATGCGGTCTGA
- a CDS encoding intermembrane transport protein PqiB yields MTDLPKAKTRPASNWSAIWVLPLIALIIGGWLGWRAYSETGIEIQVRFESGEGIQANKTEVVYKGMSVGKVKALKLDDEGSSKGVIATIEMNKDVEQYLRTSTRFWLVKPSVSLAGITGLETLVSGNYVAVSPGEGEPTRKFKALAQEPPLSDAQPGLHLTIKADRLGSLNRGSPVFYKQIQVGQIKSYVLSADQNTVELKVFIEPTYANLVRKHTRFWNASGISIDANLSGVKVRSESLASIVAGGIAFATPENRKDSPPTDPSLPFRLYEDFDAAAAGIRVKVKLSDFEGLQAGRTPVMYKGIQVGNLKALKVDPDLSSATAELTLDPLAEEYLVTGTQFWVVKPSISLAGITGLEALVKGNYIAVRPGDKGGAPQREFEARAKAPPLDLRSPGLHLVLFTDNLGSLEVGSPILYKQVKVGSVQSYQFSRTKKQLVIGVHIEKEYEGLVNASTRFWNASGITLTGGLTGGIQVKSESLQSLMAGGIAFETPEAKAPLQKRIPRFRLHASHDDATQKGTVITIKVDRADGLRSGTPVRFKGLDVGKIEDVDLTDDLQSVLLTARIIEVPERIARVGSQFWVVKPELGLIKTSNLETLVTGQYIEVQPAPKNLGPQKNFVALTTPPEIAKEEAGLSLVLSAARRGSLKIGVPVTYREITVGKVTGYELGQTADRVLVHILIEPKYAPLVRSGTRFWNTSGFGFDYGLFKGATIRTESLETLVQGGIAFATPDGDRMGGPARPEQTFPLFDQFEDEWLTWAPKISIGK; encoded by the coding sequence ATGACTGATTTGCCTAAAGCGAAAACCCGACCGGCCTCGAACTGGTCAGCCATTTGGGTGTTGCCCCTGATCGCCTTGATCATCGGTGGCTGGCTCGGCTGGCGTGCCTATAGCGAGACGGGCATTGAGATTCAGGTGCGCTTCGAAAGCGGTGAAGGCATTCAGGCCAATAAAACCGAAGTCGTCTACAAAGGCATGTCGGTCGGCAAGGTGAAAGCTCTGAAACTCGATGACGAAGGAAGCTCCAAAGGAGTCATCGCTACCATCGAGATGAATAAGGACGTGGAGCAATACCTCAGGACCAGCACGCGTTTCTGGCTGGTCAAACCGAGCGTGAGCCTGGCCGGTATCACGGGCCTGGAGACGCTGGTTTCGGGGAATTACGTTGCCGTCAGCCCTGGCGAAGGCGAGCCGACACGCAAGTTCAAGGCCTTGGCCCAAGAGCCTCCGCTATCAGACGCTCAACCCGGCCTCCACCTGACCATCAAGGCGGATCGCCTCGGCTCGCTGAATCGTGGAAGCCCGGTATTCTACAAACAGATCCAGGTCGGTCAGATCAAAAGCTACGTGCTGTCCGCAGACCAGAATACTGTCGAGCTCAAAGTCTTTATCGAGCCAACCTACGCCAACCTGGTGCGTAAACACACGCGTTTCTGGAATGCCAGCGGCATCAGTATCGACGCCAACCTCTCTGGTGTGAAAGTACGTAGCGAGTCCCTTGCCAGCATCGTCGCCGGTGGTATTGCATTTGCCACTCCGGAAAATCGCAAGGACAGCCCGCCTACCGATCCAAGTCTGCCGTTCCGGCTCTATGAAGACTTTGATGCAGCCGCCGCCGGTATTCGTGTCAAGGTCAAACTCAGCGATTTCGAAGGCCTGCAGGCCGGTCGTACACCGGTGATGTACAAAGGCATCCAGGTCGGTAATTTGAAGGCGCTCAAGGTTGACCCGGACCTGTCCAGTGCGACTGCTGAATTGACCCTCGATCCGCTGGCTGAGGAATACCTGGTCACCGGCACCCAGTTCTGGGTGGTCAAACCATCGATTTCGCTCGCCGGCATAACCGGCCTGGAAGCGCTGGTCAAAGGTAACTACATCGCCGTGCGCCCCGGCGACAAGGGCGGTGCACCGCAGCGTGAGTTCGAAGCCCGAGCCAAGGCGCCGCCGCTGGATCTGCGTTCGCCTGGCCTGCACCTCGTGTTGTTCACCGACAACCTTGGTTCTCTGGAGGTCGGCAGTCCGATTCTCTACAAACAGGTCAAGGTCGGTTCGGTTCAGAGCTATCAATTCTCCCGCACCAAAAAGCAGTTGGTGATCGGGGTGCATATCGAGAAGGAATACGAAGGGCTGGTCAACGCCTCGACACGTTTCTGGAATGCTAGCGGCATTACGCTCACCGGTGGGTTGACCGGCGGCATCCAGGTCAAAAGTGAGTCGTTGCAAAGCTTGATGGCCGGCGGGATTGCCTTCGAAACCCCGGAAGCCAAAGCGCCGTTGCAGAAGCGTATTCCACGTTTCCGCCTGCATGCGAGCCATGACGATGCAACGCAGAAAGGCACTGTGATCACGATCAAGGTCGATCGCGCCGATGGCCTGCGCAGTGGCACGCCGGTTCGATTCAAAGGCTTGGACGTTGGCAAGATTGAGGACGTCGACCTCACTGATGACCTGCAATCAGTGCTGCTGACCGCGCGGATCATAGAAGTGCCGGAGCGTATCGCTCGGGTCGGCAGTCAGTTCTGGGTGGTCAAACCTGAGCTAGGTCTGATTAAAACTTCGAACCTCGAAACGTTGGTCACCGGGCAATACATCGAAGTGCAACCGGCGCCGAAAAACCTCGGCCCGCAGAAGAACTTCGTGGCCCTGACCACCCCCCCCGAAATCGCCAAGGAAGAGGCAGGTTTGAGTCTGGTATTGAGTGCTGCTCGTCGGGGTTCGCTGAAGATAGGCGTCCCCGTCACCTATCGTGAAATCACCGTAGGCAAAGTGACCGGCTATGAACTGGGCCAGACGGCTGATCGAGTGTTGGTGCACATCCTGATCGAGCCGAAGTACGCGCCGCTGGTGCGCAGTGGTACGCGATTCTGGAACACCAGTGGTTTTGGTTTTGACTATGGCTTGTTCAAAGGCGCGACAATACGCACTGAATCGCTGGAGACGCTGGTTCAGGGCGGTATCGCCTTTGCCACTCCGGATGGCGACCGCATGGGGGGGCCGGCGCGGCCCGAGCAAACCTTCCCGTTGTTCGACCAGTTCGAAGATGAGTGGCTGACCTGGGCGCCGAAGATTTCGATCGGTAAGTAA
- a CDS encoding paraquat-inducible protein A — protein sequence MRAIDAGILICAECHELNKQETDAEEQVCTRCGALVHARRPNSLMRTWALLITGAILYIPANVLPIMTVSSLGQGDPSTIMSGVIQLVQHGMIPIAAVVFIASILVPTFKLVGIALLLFSVQRRQPLSARQRIWMYRFIEFIGRWSMLDIFVIAILVAVVNFGRLASVEANLGAIAFASVVILTMLAAVTFDPRLIWDNTESDDDHD from the coding sequence ATGCGGGCGATTGATGCAGGCATTTTGATTTGTGCCGAATGCCATGAGTTGAACAAGCAGGAAACCGATGCCGAGGAGCAGGTTTGCACCCGCTGCGGTGCGCTGGTTCACGCCCGCCGCCCGAACAGCCTGATGCGCACCTGGGCGTTATTGATCACAGGCGCGATTCTCTACATCCCGGCCAACGTGCTGCCGATCATGACCGTCAGTTCCCTGGGGCAGGGCGATCCGAGCACTATCATGTCTGGGGTGATCCAACTGGTTCAGCACGGCATGATTCCAATCGCCGCCGTGGTTTTTATCGCCAGCATTCTGGTACCTACGTTCAAGCTGGTAGGCATCGCACTGTTGCTCTTTTCGGTGCAGCGCCGCCAGCCGCTCTCGGCACGCCAGCGCATTTGGATGTACCGCTTTATCGAGTTCATCGGCCGGTGGTCGATGCTGGATATCTTTGTGATCGCCATCCTGGTGGCGGTTGTGAATTTTGGACGGCTTGCCAGCGTCGAAGCCAATCTTGGCGCCATCGCCTTCGCCAGTGTGGTGATTCTGACGATGCTTGCCGCAGTAACTTTCGATCCCCGACTGATTTGGGATAACACGGAGTCGGACGACGACCATGACTGA
- a CDS encoding paraquat-inducible protein A, whose translation MPDPVDAPGLSDLPLDDLVACHECDLLMRKPELALGEKAICVRCGYELYAHRHNVVQRSLALVIAALLLFIPANFLPIMQLHLLGQSSHDTVWTGVVGLFDTGMRGVAAVVFLCSMGIPLLKLLCQLFVLLSIRFDIGRSYGLLLYRIYHHLRDWGMLEVYLMGVLVAIVKLADMAAITVGLGLACFISLLLVQVWLEVVMSPHQIWQALSGEDAHAGD comes from the coding sequence ATGCCAGATCCGGTTGACGCCCCTGGGTTGTCAGATTTACCGCTGGATGACTTGGTAGCGTGTCATGAGTGCGACTTGCTGATGCGCAAGCCTGAGCTTGCTCTTGGTGAGAAAGCCATCTGTGTACGCTGCGGTTATGAGCTGTATGCCCATCGACACAATGTCGTGCAGCGCAGTCTCGCCTTGGTCATTGCCGCACTGTTGTTGTTCATCCCAGCGAACTTTTTACCCATCATGCAGCTCCATCTACTCGGACAGTCATCGCACGACACTGTCTGGACTGGCGTTGTCGGCCTGTTCGATACCGGTATGCGAGGCGTAGCGGCAGTGGTATTTCTTTGCAGCATGGGAATACCACTGCTCAAGCTGCTTTGCCAACTATTCGTATTGCTGAGTATTCGCTTCGATATCGGACGCAGTTACGGCTTGTTGCTCTACCGTATTTATCACCATCTACGAGACTGGGGGATGCTCGAGGTTTACCTCATGGGCGTACTGGTTGCGATCGTCAAATTGGCCGACATGGCGGCTATCACCGTAGGTCTTGGTCTGGCGTGCTTCATCAGTCTGTTGTTGGTTCAGGTCTGGCTGGAAGTGGTGATGTCACCGCACCAGATTTGGCAGGCGCTATCAGGAGAAGATGCCCATGCGGGCGATTGA